One segment of Methylotenera versatilis 79 DNA contains the following:
- the lptG gene encoding LPS export ABC transporter permease LptG, which yields MNIFNRYFWQECCISILMIMLGLLALFSFFDLIQELDTLGRGDYGISKILVFVLLSIPGHIYEVVPVAVLVGMMYSLGTLARNSELVVMRVSGLSVTDIGWLLIKIGFLFTVVTFIVGELITPISEKMAQRMRIQATDSVVAQDFKTGLWVKDGRSFVNVETVLPDASLVNIHIYEFDENFRLRSISNAKNGAFENERWHLSKVTQTKFNTFEKVQFNNVQTQFFSEANWKSLIRPELLNVLLVAPEKMSAWNLYSFINHLQTNKQKTTRYQVALWAKMIYPLACMVMVVLALPFGFLQQRSGGASTKIFIGVLLGVVYQIMNRVFIHLGVLNDWPPLMSAIIPTILFLIAGLGMLFIVERR from the coding sequence ATGAATATTTTTAATCGTTACTTTTGGCAAGAATGCTGCATTAGCATCTTGATGATCATGCTGGGTTTACTGGCATTGTTCTCATTCTTTGATCTGATTCAAGAACTGGACACGCTTGGGCGCGGCGATTACGGCATCAGCAAAATACTGGTGTTTGTGCTGTTAAGTATTCCTGGACATATATACGAAGTAGTACCTGTGGCAGTATTGGTTGGCATGATGTACAGCCTGGGCACTTTAGCCAGAAATTCCGAGCTGGTCGTCATGCGCGTAAGCGGTTTATCTGTTACAGATATCGGTTGGTTATTAATTAAAATCGGTTTTTTATTTACAGTTGTTACTTTTATTGTGGGCGAGTTAATCACGCCAATCAGCGAAAAAATGGCGCAACGCATGCGCATTCAAGCCACTGATTCTGTTGTTGCCCAAGACTTTAAAACTGGCTTGTGGGTAAAAGATGGCAGAAGTTTCGTTAACGTAGAGACTGTTCTGCCAGATGCAAGTCTAGTCAATATCCATATTTATGAATTCGATGAAAACTTCAGGTTGCGCAGCATTAGCAACGCTAAAAATGGTGCGTTTGAAAACGAACGCTGGCACTTATCTAAAGTAACACAAACAAAATTCAACACGTTTGAAAAAGTGCAATTCAATAACGTACAGACGCAATTTTTTAGTGAGGCTAACTGGAAATCACTGATTCGACCAGAGTTGCTGAATGTACTGTTAGTCGCGCCAGAAAAAATGTCTGCGTGGAATCTCTACTCATTTATCAATCACTTACAGACCAATAAACAAAAGACCACACGTTATCAAGTGGCTTTGTGGGCCAAGATGATTTACCCGCTAGCTTGTATGGTGATGGTGGTGCTGGCATTGCCGTTTGGTTTTTTGCAGCAACGTTCTGGTGGCGCTAGTACTAAAATCTTTATTGGCGTGTTGCTTGGCGTGGTGTATCAAATCATGAATCGCGTATTTATTCACTTAGGCGTTTTAAACGATTGGCCACCATTAATGAGCGCGATCATACCCACCATTTTATTTTTAATAGCGGGCTTAGGCATGCTATTTATTGTGGAACGACGTTGA
- a CDS encoding DUF3106 domain-containing protein, with protein MNKILLLLLLAASHLNAQETINHNQPINLAMGDIGSIKSSLNDSSTSQASTKTWAQLSDDQRKVLSPLGAEWDTLRPWQREKMLDIAKDYPKMDAQKQQRVQKRLNSWSRMTPYERENARKRYQQFYALSPEKQDEVRKKWADYQKLSEADREKLRKESPELDYDPDFD; from the coding sequence ATGAATAAAATTTTATTGTTGCTATTACTCGCTGCAAGCCATTTGAATGCGCAAGAAACCATCAATCACAATCAGCCGATAAACTTGGCGATGGGCGATATTGGTAGCATTAAATCTTCACTGAATGATAGTTCAACTAGTCAAGCATCCACTAAAACCTGGGCGCAATTATCGGATGATCAACGTAAAGTGTTATCACCGTTGGGCGCTGAATGGGATACTTTGCGCCCTTGGCAGCGCGAAAAAATGTTGGATATCGCTAAAGATTATCCAAAAATGGATGCGCAAAAACAGCAACGTGTGCAAAAGCGCTTAAATAGTTGGAGTCGTATGACGCCTTATGAGCGCGAAAATGCGCGTAAGCGCTATCAACAGTTTTATGCATTAAGTCCAGAGAAGCAAGATGAAGTGCGCAAAAAGTGGGCGGATTATCAAAAGCTATCTGAAGCGGATCGCGAAAAATTGCGCAAAGAATCGCCTGAGCTAGATTACGATCCTGACTTTGATTAA
- a CDS encoding PP0621 family protein, with protein sequence MARILLLILLVWILYAVIKRIIANSELRNSAANKSDHNEKSAEQIVQCSQCGLHVPESDSHIKNNLVTCNNPECNNTEPNRKQ encoded by the coding sequence ATGGCACGAATTCTACTGTTAATCTTATTAGTTTGGATACTTTACGCGGTAATTAAGCGCATCATTGCCAACTCCGAATTAAGAAATTCAGCTGCAAACAAATCTGATCATAATGAAAAATCGGCTGAACAGATCGTCCAATGTTCACAGTGTGGCCTGCATGTGCCCGAATCGGACAGCCATATCAAAAACAATCTTGTTACTTGCAATAATCCCGAATGCAATAATACAGAGCCCAATCGCAAACAATAA
- the ampD gene encoding 1,6-anhydro-N-acetylmuramyl-L-alanine amidase AmpD yields MAEIKINKNGFANSAKQIASPNFDKRANSDGNVENSADNLIPEISMIVIHNISLPPNQYGGNGVVELFTNTLNPNEHPYYAEIYTRKVSSHFFIRRDGELIQFVSCLQRAWHAGVSNWLGRERCNDFSIGIELEGSDFEAFEVAQYTVLQQLIDGLKITYPIQHIVGHSDIAPGRKTDPGPYFDWRKIKV; encoded by the coding sequence ATGGCTGAAATAAAAATCAACAAAAATGGTTTCGCAAACAGCGCCAAACAAATCGCTTCGCCCAATTTTGATAAGCGTGCTAATAGTGATGGCAACGTTGAAAATAGCGCTGATAATCTAATACCAGAAATCAGCATGATTGTTATCCACAATATCAGTCTGCCACCCAACCAATACGGCGGTAACGGCGTAGTTGAATTATTTACCAATACACTTAACCCAAATGAACATCCCTATTACGCCGAGATTTACACGCGCAAGGTGTCATCACATTTCTTCATTCGACGTGATGGCGAATTGATTCAATTTGTGTCTTGCTTGCAGCGCGCATGGCATGCAGGCGTATCAAACTGGCTTGGCCGTGAACGCTGTAATGATTTCTCAATCGGCATCGAATTGGAAGGCAGTGATTTTGAGGCATTTGAAGTGGCTCAATATACCGTGCTACAACAATTGATTGATGGCCTAAAAATAACCTATCCCATTCAGCATATTGTTGGTCATTCCGATATCGCACCAGGCAGAAAAACTGATCCAGGACCGTATTTTGACTGGCGTAAAATTAAAGTCTAA
- a CDS encoding sodium:calcium antiporter — protein MVFLQLFAMLIVILIAAEVFTNALEHLGEKLGISEGVTGSLFAAVGTALPETMVPLLAIFAGTSSMATNHEIGVGAILGAPLMLATLSLSLMALSVYKSRGASGHLRPERTGLTRDINYFIVAFILAAAALYVPHDDKLIRYGLGFAMVLIYVVYVWQTLRASKSLVEEGHATQAHSEMFLGRIGLPTNTFTITLQIIIGLALLVAGAKGFINGVDEASKILGISALMLSLLIIPIATELPEKVNSILWIRKGKDTLAFGNITGAMVFQGTLLPAIGITLTPWEPRPEVVWGLVITLLAALWMRYLLHKGGIRVWHLLVNGAMYATYLVIALS, from the coding sequence ATGGTTTTCTTACAGTTATTTGCAATGCTGATTGTTATTCTAATCGCGGCAGAAGTGTTTACCAACGCGCTTGAACATTTGGGCGAAAAGTTGGGCATTTCAGAAGGTGTGACGGGCTCGCTATTTGCGGCAGTTGGTACAGCGTTGCCAGAAACCATGGTGCCGTTACTAGCGATTTTTGCAGGCACATCTAGCATGGCGACCAATCATGAAATCGGCGTGGGCGCTATTTTAGGCGCGCCTTTAATGTTAGCGACTTTATCGCTTAGTTTGATGGCGCTTTCCGTGTATAAAAGCCGTGGTGCAAGCGGGCATTTACGCCCAGAGCGCACAGGCTTAACGCGCGATATTAACTATTTTATCGTTGCGTTTATATTGGCCGCCGCGGCGTTATATGTGCCGCATGACGATAAATTGATTCGCTATGGCTTGGGATTTGCGATGGTGCTGATTTATGTGGTGTATGTGTGGCAAACTTTGCGTGCCTCAAAAAGTTTAGTTGAAGAAGGCCACGCCACACAAGCGCACAGCGAGATGTTTTTAGGCCGCATTGGCTTGCCAACCAATACTTTCACCATCACATTACAGATTATCATCGGTTTGGCTTTGTTGGTTGCAGGCGCAAAAGGCTTTATTAATGGCGTCGATGAAGCATCAAAAATACTGGGTATTTCAGCGTTAATGTTATCTTTGCTGATTATTCCAATCGCAACCGAATTGCCAGAAAAAGTGAACAGCATTTTATGGATTCGCAAAGGAAAAGACACGCTGGCATTCGGCAATATTACCGGTGCAATGGTGTTTCAAGGCACATTGTTACCAGCAATCGGTATTACATTAACGCCTTGGGAACCGCGACCAGAAGTGGTTTGGGGGCTTGTAATCACATTGCTTGCGGCGCTTTGGATGCGTTATCTGCTACACAAAGGTGGTATCCGCGTGTGGCATTTGCTTGTTAACGGCGCAATGTATGCGACTTATTTGGTGATTGCGCTTAGTTAG
- a CDS encoding two-component system sensor histidine kinase NtrB, producing MVIELISNIDATITATRWRSLKLYNVYRLVIALMFLITQSTMSEGHLLQIGEKYLFSNLVLGYFIFSCISAILTSLEKPNIDFNLPAQIIIDIIFIVLLMHAQQDGVSGVGLLLIVTIASASLISEGRLALFYAALATIGILIEQTYLMLIIDREIQSYTGAVMLSLSCFATAWLAYSLAKRVQQSELLASQRGLDVKNLAQINALITHEMHDGVLVVDQNFQIKHHNMQARTLLGLYSNTDNSNADNWQENSLKDVSPDISKMLQNWMSETENTLENILPNMQPNIQANILKLNALSRELRLRFLPVSDNRQQGAVIFIEDWSQMQTQAHQVKLAALGRLTANIAHEIRNPLSAISHANQLLQEEDNDAATKRMLQIIGDNVQRVDQIIKDVLELNRRDRTNQEMIHLGNFITDFYTQFCAVEKIPPRCFKLELNALEKIQDTVISFDRRHLNQILWNLCKNGWRHSQQNENSLKLLVSIKIQTVQIEINDDGSGIPENVRSHLFEPFFTTEKSGTGLGLYIARELADANGAKLQHKTPTSLATSNIGTQFIIYIKKA from the coding sequence ATGGTCATTGAGCTAATCTCCAATATTGACGCCACCATTACCGCTACTCGCTGGCGCAGTTTAAAGCTTTATAACGTCTATCGTCTGGTGATTGCATTGATGTTTTTAATCACGCAAAGCACGATGAGTGAAGGCCATCTTTTACAAATTGGCGAAAAATATTTATTTTCAAACTTGGTATTAGGCTACTTTATTTTTAGCTGTATATCTGCCATTTTAACTTCGCTGGAAAAACCCAATATCGATTTCAATCTGCCTGCTCAAATCATTATCGATATCATTTTTATTGTGTTGTTAATGCATGCACAGCAAGATGGCGTAAGCGGTGTGGGTTTATTGCTGATTGTCACTATTGCCAGCGCAAGTTTAATCAGCGAGGGCCGTCTGGCACTGTTTTACGCAGCGCTCGCCACGATTGGTATATTAATTGAGCAAACCTATCTGATGCTGATAATCGATAGAGAGATTCAAAGTTATACAGGTGCAGTGATGCTAAGCTTAAGTTGTTTTGCGACTGCATGGCTGGCGTATAGTTTGGCTAAGCGTGTTCAACAAAGTGAATTGCTGGCCTCACAACGCGGTTTAGATGTCAAAAATCTGGCGCAGATTAACGCATTAATCACACATGAAATGCATGATGGTGTATTAGTAGTCGATCAAAACTTTCAAATTAAACACCACAATATGCAAGCTAGAACCTTATTAGGCTTATATAGCAATACAGACAACAGCAATGCAGATAATTGGCAGGAAAATTCGTTAAAAGACGTTTCACCAGACATTAGTAAAATGCTGCAAAATTGGATGTCTGAAACAGAAAATACACTAGAAAATATCCTGCCGAATATGCAACCCAATATTCAAGCTAACATTTTAAAACTGAATGCTTTATCACGTGAGTTAAGACTGAGGTTTTTGCCTGTTAGTGATAATCGCCAACAAGGCGCGGTGATCTTTATTGAGGATTGGTCACAAATGCAAACACAAGCACACCAAGTTAAATTGGCCGCTCTTGGACGACTTACGGCCAATATTGCGCATGAGATTCGTAATCCGCTGAGCGCGATTAGCCACGCTAACCAACTGTTGCAGGAAGAGGATAACGACGCTGCAACGAAGCGTATGCTGCAAATCATTGGCGACAATGTTCAGCGTGTTGACCAAATTATAAAGGATGTATTAGAGCTAAATCGGCGTGATCGTACCAATCAAGAAATGATTCACCTTGGGAATTTTATTACCGATTTTTATACGCAATTTTGTGCGGTAGAAAAAATTCCGCCGCGATGTTTTAAATTAGAACTGAATGCGCTAGAAAAAATTCAAGATACTGTGATTTCTTTTGACCGTAGGCATTTAAACCAAATTTTGTGGAACCTGTGCAAAAATGGCTGGCGGCATTCGCAACAAAATGAAAACAGCTTAAAATTATTAGTATCGATAAAAATACAGACTGTGCAAATTGAAATTAACGATGATGGTAGTGGCATACCAGAAAACGTCCGCAGTCATTTGTTTGAACCGTTTTTTACCACAGAAAAATCCGGCACTGGTTTGGGGCTTTACATCGCGCGCGAACTGGCCGATGCGAATGGCGCAAAACTGCAACATAAAACGCCAACGAGTCTCGCAACATCCAATATTGGCACGCAATTTATCATTTACATCAAAAAGGCTTAA
- the lptF gene encoding LPS export ABC transporter permease LptF has product MRIFKKSLSHELISTAGGLFLILMGIVIAQRAGALVRSAAKGWIPNDAITTLLGFNMVKFLPMILSLTIFLSVLMTLTRWHRDSEMAVWFSSGLSVSNWIRPILNFAAPVTVVIFLLSFFVMPWATQKVEDYRVQLKSRDELASISPGVFKESNAGDRIYFIEGFDQLGNVVKNIFIQTTQHQKTGVVVSSTGHRDKVKNGDNFIVLEKGRRYEAKPNTAEVSTTEFDRYAIRIETKEVAREPNSTNALSTEQLLNSQTPAGQAELQWRLAIPISALILVLLAVPLSFVDPRAGRSLNLMFALLIYIIYNNILSIFQAWVTQGRLNPLVGLWPVHVFFLLLAFYMYYRRTYLLPIIPSFFSLFWPGNWLKSKPKT; this is encoded by the coding sequence TTGCGTATATTCAAAAAATCGTTATCACATGAATTGATCAGCACCGCCGGCGGGTTATTTTTAATTCTGATGGGCATCGTCATCGCGCAACGTGCAGGTGCTTTGGTGCGTAGTGCTGCAAAAGGCTGGATTCCAAATGACGCCATCACTACTTTGTTAGGTTTTAACATGGTTAAGTTCCTGCCCATGATTTTATCGCTGACGATTTTTTTAAGTGTGCTGATGACGTTAACACGCTGGCATCGTGATTCTGAAATGGCGGTCTGGTTTAGTTCTGGGCTTAGCGTGAGCAATTGGATACGGCCCATCTTAAATTTTGCAGCACCTGTTACTGTAGTGATTTTCTTGCTGAGTTTTTTTGTGATGCCTTGGGCTACACAAAAAGTGGAAGATTACCGTGTACAACTGAAAAGTCGCGATGAATTGGCTTCCATCAGCCCAGGTGTATTTAAAGAATCCAATGCTGGTGATCGTATTTATTTTATTGAAGGCTTCGATCAATTAGGTAACGTGGTCAAGAATATTTTCATTCAAACCACACAGCATCAAAAAACTGGCGTGGTTGTGTCGTCTACTGGGCATAGAGACAAAGTCAAAAATGGTGACAACTTTATCGTACTAGAAAAAGGTCGTCGTTATGAAGCCAAGCCCAATACGGCTGAAGTTTCAACCACTGAGTTTGACCGTTACGCTATCCGCATTGAAACTAAAGAAGTCGCGCGCGAACCTAATTCTACCAATGCACTTTCAACTGAACAGCTATTAAACAGCCAAACACCGGCAGGCCAAGCAGAATTACAATGGCGATTAGCGATTCCTATTTCTGCATTAATATTGGTTTTATTGGCGGTGCCATTAAGCTTTGTCGATCCACGCGCAGGTCGTTCACTTAACCTGATGTTTGCGTTACTTATTTATATTATCTACAACAATATTTTAAGTATTTTTCAAGCTTGGGTTACGCAAGGACGTTTAAACCCTTTAGTTGGATTATGGCCTGTACACGTTTTCTTTTTGCTATTAGCGTTTTACATGTACTATCGCCGCACTTATTTGTTACCGATTATTCCTAGTTTCTTTTCGCTTTTTTGGCCAGGCAATTGGTTAAAATCCAAACCTAAAACTTAA
- a CDS encoding RNA polymerase sigma factor, with protein sequence MASSQELSDFLRDVERRAFKQTVYAVREEQAALDIVQDSMLKLAEKYADKPVTEYPMLFQRILQNTMRDFWRRQKVRNLWTTLLSSFGAGQDGEDDHDPLETIDVEDESENPMTQLERSQTMKVIEKAIEKLPARQREAFILRYWEDMDVAETAQSMGCSQGSVKTHCSRAVHTLAAILEKQGLGARAIAHLGAGS encoded by the coding sequence ATGGCTAGTTCTCAAGAATTATCAGATTTTTTGCGCGATGTAGAGCGCCGCGCATTTAAGCAAACCGTATACGCGGTGCGCGAAGAGCAGGCCGCATTGGATATCGTGCAAGATTCGATGTTAAAGCTTGCCGAAAAATATGCCGATAAACCTGTCACAGAATATCCCATGTTGTTTCAACGTATTTTGCAAAATACCATGCGTGATTTTTGGCGCCGGCAGAAGGTACGCAATTTATGGACAACCTTACTTTCCTCCTTTGGTGCAGGGCAAGATGGCGAAGACGATCATGATCCGTTAGAGACGATTGACGTGGAAGATGAGTCTGAAAATCCGATGACGCAACTTGAACGCAGTCAAACCATGAAGGTGATTGAAAAAGCCATTGAAAAATTACCAGCACGTCAACGAGAAGCCTTCATATTGCGTTATTGGGAGGATATGGACGTTGCGGAAACTGCCCAATCGATGGGTTGTTCACAAGGCAGTGTTAAAACACATTGCTCTCGTGCAGTTCACACATTAGCCGCCATTCTGGAAAAACAAGGCTTGGGCGCACGCGCAATCGCACATTTAGGAGCAGGATCATGA
- a CDS encoding DUF3619 family protein, translating to MMEDNMNQDKSDSYLADHAAEDIQGKQIADLLNSHAKNLSLRTLKQLENGREQAVKAHIQQTGAINRDGTISGMVYWAEHHRIATTGMLLAAIVAGFVLTQAFSQNIEHGDAFLLGAELPPEAFVDTAFEPSLNTAHAKL from the coding sequence ATGATGGAAGACAACATGAATCAGGACAAATCAGACAGTTATTTAGCTGATCATGCCGCAGAAGATATTCAGGGCAAACAAATCGCTGATTTGTTAAACAGTCATGCCAAAAATTTAAGTCTACGCACTTTGAAACAACTGGAAAATGGGCGTGAGCAAGCAGTTAAAGCGCATATCCAACAAACGGGTGCAATCAATCGTGATGGCACGATTAGTGGCATGGTTTATTGGGCGGAACATCATCGCATTGCAACCACAGGCATGTTATTGGCGGCAATTGTCGCTGGGTTTGTATTAACACAAGCTTTTAGTCAAAATATTGAGCACGGCGATGCGTTTTTATTGGGTGCAGAATTGCCGCCAGAAGCATTTGTTGATACGGCTTTTGAGCCATCATTAAATACTGCACACGCAAAGCTTTAA
- a CDS encoding sigma-54-dependent transcriptional regulator produces the protein MAQFNCLVVDDETDIRELVVLTLERMDIRADSASNLAEAKQLLASQSYNLCLTDMRLPDGLGLELVQHIAANYIGLPVAVITAYGSAENAVSALKAGAFDYLTKPISLKQLRPLVESALKLSSSDVKQTQNTVDLIGKSPAMDYVRTMIAKLARSQAPVYISGESGSGKELAARLIHSNSSRRDKSFVAVNCGAIPENLMESEFFGYKKGAFTGAVQDTSGLFQAANGGTLFLDEVADLPLAMQVKLLRAIQEKKVRTVGGTAEESVDVRIISATHKNLSDMMSNGLFRQDLYYRLNVIQLKMPALRDRPEDIPELTQKLLQKLCDSQAITMPALEESAAKLIGKLHFDGNVRELENMLERALALCDGQKICTDDLLMDQEFKFRAEDKITFDLNKSDLGKGDSGKTLELGLSEYLEDIEKRAILKALAKANNNKTAAAKLLGVSFRTLRYRLAKLGLAKDDDTDMSDESLYD, from the coding sequence ATGGCGCAATTTAACTGCTTAGTGGTAGATGATGAAACGGATATTCGTGAACTAGTGGTTTTAACGCTAGAGCGCATGGATATTAGAGCGGATAGCGCTAGCAACCTTGCCGAAGCCAAACAATTATTGGCCAGCCAAAGCTACAATTTATGTCTGACTGATATGCGCCTGCCAGACGGATTAGGGCTGGAATTAGTACAACATATCGCAGCCAATTATATTGGCTTGCCTGTTGCGGTGATTACCGCTTATGGTAGTGCCGAAAACGCCGTTTCTGCTTTAAAAGCGGGCGCTTTTGACTATTTAACCAAGCCCATTTCCCTGAAACAACTGCGCCCGTTAGTGGAATCTGCACTTAAACTATCCAGTTCGGACGTCAAACAAACGCAAAATACGGTTGATTTGATTGGCAAATCGCCTGCCATGGATTATGTGCGTACCATGATTGCAAAACTCGCGCGTAGCCAAGCACCTGTGTACATCAGCGGCGAATCTGGTAGCGGCAAAGAGTTAGCAGCAAGACTTATTCACAGCAATAGCTCCAGACGCGATAAATCTTTTGTCGCAGTTAACTGTGGCGCGATACCCGAAAACCTAATGGAAAGTGAGTTTTTCGGTTATAAAAAAGGCGCTTTTACAGGCGCAGTACAAGATACTTCTGGCTTATTTCAAGCAGCTAATGGCGGCACGCTTTTTTTAGATGAAGTCGCTGATTTGCCGCTAGCCATGCAAGTTAAATTATTACGCGCAATTCAGGAGAAAAAAGTGCGCACCGTTGGGGGCACTGCTGAAGAAAGTGTAGATGTGCGCATCATCAGCGCCACGCATAAAAACTTGAGCGATATGATGAGCAACGGCTTGTTCAGGCAAGATTTATATTACCGCTTAAATGTGATTCAGTTGAAAATGCCCGCTTTAAGAGATCGCCCAGAAGATATACCAGAGTTAACACAAAAATTATTGCAAAAACTCTGTGATTCACAAGCCATTACAATGCCGGCATTAGAAGAAAGTGCGGCTAAGCTAATTGGGAAATTGCATTTTGACGGCAATGTGCGCGAGCTAGAAAATATGCTAGAACGCGCATTGGCCTTATGTGATGGGCAGAAAATCTGCACCGATGATTTATTGATGGATCAAGAGTTTAAATTTAGAGCAGAAGACAAAATCACTTTTGATCTTAACAAAAGTGATTTAGGCAAAGGTGATTCAGGCAAAACGCTGGAATTAGGTTTATCAGAATATTTAGAAGATATTGAAAAGCGTGCGATTTTAAAAGCATTAGCTAAAGCTAATAATAATAAAACCGCAGCTGCTAAATTGTTGGGCGTTAGCTTTAGAACCTTAAGATATCGATTAGCCAAGTTGGGGCTGGCTAAAGATGACGATACGGATATGTCGGATGAAAGTCTGTACGATTAA
- a CDS encoding RDD family protein, whose protein sequence is MNISYFRFFAACVYELLLLIALWFIAALIFIAIFGDATHSYKRFLLQFFLWLVTGAYFVWCWSKSGQTLAAQTWKIKLVNQAGATLSIKESVIRYVLASLSALLFGLGFIWIFVDKNQLYLHDRLLKSRFIFVDKN, encoded by the coding sequence ATGAATATAAGTTACTTTCGATTTTTTGCCGCTTGTGTATACGAGTTGCTACTATTAATTGCGTTATGGTTTATAGCGGCTTTAATATTTATAGCCATATTCGGCGATGCCACTCATTCGTATAAACGCTTTTTATTGCAGTTTTTTTTGTGGTTGGTGACAGGCGCCTATTTTGTCTGGTGCTGGAGTAAAAGCGGGCAAACTTTGGCAGCACAAACTTGGAAAATAAAGCTGGTGAATCAAGCAGGTGCGACACTTAGTATAAAAGAATCCGTTATTCGATATGTGCTTGCTAGTTTATCGGCGCTGCTATTCGGGCTAGGTTTTATATGGATTTTTGTTGATAAAAACCAATTGTATCTACATGATAGATTATTGAAATCGCGCTTTATTTTTGTGGATAAAAACTAA
- a CDS encoding GNAT family N-acetyltransferase, whose amino-acid sequence MLHFHKAELVDAQEIAALVNSAYRGESSRAGWTTEADLLDGLRTTTPEIGNLIKREDAFILIGVLNDQIVATICCELQIIAGKSTAHFGMIAVKPTLQNRGYGVEIIQAAEAMTLRQWRVAGFHMAVISIRNELIAFYERLGFMRTGEFKDFPIEPALWQPKVEGLNLEYLAKVINR is encoded by the coding sequence ATGCTACATTTTCACAAAGCTGAACTAGTGGATGCGCAAGAAATCGCTGCGCTGGTTAACTCCGCTTATCGCGGCGAAAGCAGTCGCGCAGGTTGGACAACCGAAGCTGATTTATTAGATGGCTTGCGCACCACCACGCCAGAAATCGGTAACCTAATTAAACGCGAAGATGCATTTATATTAATCGGTGTGCTAAACGATCAAATCGTCGCCACAATTTGCTGTGAGCTACAAATTATCGCAGGCAAAAGCACCGCACATTTCGGCATGATAGCCGTCAAGCCAACCTTGCAAAATCGTGGCTACGGTGTAGAAATCATTCAAGCGGCAGAAGCCATGACGCTAAGACAATGGCGCGTTGCAGGCTTTCACATGGCAGTCATTTCCATCCGCAACGAACTCATCGCCTTTTACGAACGGTTGGGATTTATGCGCACTGGTGAATTTAAAGACTTTCCCATTGAACCAGCACTTTGGCAACCCAAAGTAGAGGGCTTGAATTTGGAGTATTTGGCGAAAGTGATTAATCGATAA